From the genome of Pelobates fuscus isolate aPelFus1 chromosome 6, aPelFus1.pri, whole genome shotgun sequence, one region includes:
- the LOC134565867 gene encoding peptide YY-like gives MVISLKLWPMMVAIGICILVCLGTIVEGYPPKPENPGDDASPEEMTKYLTALRHYINLVTRQRYGKRDSPTDNLLSELLYGDSGNHNSRSRFDDSSYNW, from the exons ATGGTTATCTCTTTAAAGTTGTGGCCTATGATGGTTGCCATTGGAATTTGCATTTTGGTATGTCTGGGGACGATAGTTGAAGGTTACCCTCCAAAACCAGAGAACCCTGGAGATGACGCTTCCCCAGAGGAGATGACAAAATATCTGACAGCTCTTCGGCATTACATTAATCTGGTGACACGGCAAAG ATATGGGAAGAGAGACAGTCCAACTGACAACCTTCTTTCTGAGCTTCTGTATGGGGACAGTGGGAACCACAATAGCAGATCACG gTTTGATGATTCTTCCTACAACTGGTGA